A section of the Adhaeribacter arboris genome encodes:
- a CDS encoding recombinase family protein — protein MKIGYARVSTQDQKLELQLDALTKQGCELVFQEKKSGKNKERPELEKLLGQLRSGDTVMVWKLDRLGRSLRDLIDLVAEFQRRGVDFVSLQDGINTATSTGRFTFNIFASLAEFEREIIKERTKAGLIAARARGRAGGRPKGLSPEAMEKAKSAKVLFESGKRAEEIAKILGISRATCYRYLEAANSK, from the coding sequence ATGAAAATAGGTTACGCCCGGGTCAGCACCCAGGACCAAAAATTAGAATTGCAGTTAGACGCTCTGACTAAGCAAGGCTGTGAGTTGGTCTTTCAGGAAAAGAAGTCTGGCAAGAACAAAGAACGGCCGGAGCTGGAGAAGCTGCTGGGTCAACTCCGATCCGGAGATACTGTAATGGTGTGGAAGCTGGATCGACTGGGTAGATCCTTACGGGACTTGATTGACTTGGTAGCGGAGTTCCAGAGAAGGGGAGTAGACTTTGTGAGTTTACAAGATGGCATCAACACCGCTACTTCCACTGGTCGTTTTACTTTTAATATTTTTGCTTCTCTAGCTGAGTTTGAACGCGAGATTATCAAGGAAAGAACCAAGGCCGGCTTAATAGCTGCTAGAGCTCGCGGCCGGGCAGGAGGGAGGCCTAAAGGCCTATCTCCGGAAGCCATGGAAAAAGCCAAGTCGGCCAAAGTTCTTTTTGAATCGGGTAAAAGAGCGGAGGAAATAGCCAAGATTCTCGGTATTTCTCGAGCTACTTGCTACCGTTATTTAGAAGCGGCTAACTCCAAATAG